The Rhodocytophaga rosea genome has a segment encoding these proteins:
- a CDS encoding FGGY-family carbohydrate kinase: MTAGIPVVAVFDIGKTNKKFLLFDRKYEVVYESNIQFEEQKDDDGEPCENLAELTAWMKGTMDDVLFDERFHVRALNFSAYGASFVHLDKRGIPATPLYSYLKDYPEDLLDEFYSKYGSQETIALQTASPPLGMLNSGLQLYWLKHRKPELFKKVKCCLHLPQYCSYVITNKSFSEMTSIGCHTALWNFRKKDYHTWVFQENLSKHFPPVTHTDSKLDIPLGKYKFLAGAGIHDTSAALLPYLMQMKEPFLLLSTDTWSITLNPFNEEPLSADELNKDCLTYISPQGRPVKAARLFLGNEHSHYEKKIARYFAKEARYHKAVKFDKTLVQKLLLENNTRKKFLPETMQVDGYLSYNKHKAVDLSLFSSYEEAYHQLNIDLVTMQAMAIETAIGASPVRKICISGSFCDHLIFIKLLASRFPGIEVYTASLSNVSALGAALVMHKSWNTDETGKLFELNLFAPERDIAMMQYELV, from the coding sequence ATGACCGCCGGAATACCTGTTGTTGCTGTGTTTGATATTGGGAAGACCAATAAAAAATTCTTGTTATTCGACAGGAAATATGAAGTTGTGTATGAGAGTAATATACAATTTGAAGAGCAGAAAGACGACGATGGCGAACCTTGCGAAAACCTGGCTGAGCTGACTGCCTGGATGAAAGGGACAATGGATGATGTGCTATTCGATGAGCGTTTTCATGTCAGAGCCCTGAACTTTTCGGCCTATGGTGCCAGCTTTGTGCACCTGGATAAACGAGGCATACCAGCTACTCCGCTCTATTCCTATCTGAAAGATTATCCGGAAGACCTGCTCGATGAGTTTTACAGTAAATACGGAAGCCAGGAAACGATTGCCTTGCAAACAGCTTCTCCGCCCTTAGGCATGTTGAATTCAGGATTACAATTGTACTGGCTGAAACACCGCAAGCCCGAACTGTTCAAAAAGGTAAAATGCTGCCTGCATCTGCCTCAGTATTGTAGTTATGTGATTACTAATAAATCTTTTTCTGAAATGACCAGCATTGGTTGCCATACCGCCCTATGGAATTTCAGGAAGAAGGATTACCATACCTGGGTTTTCCAGGAGAACCTGTCGAAACATTTTCCACCTGTAACCCATACAGACAGTAAACTCGACATTCCACTGGGAAAGTATAAATTTTTAGCCGGGGCTGGCATTCACGACACTTCTGCTGCATTGCTTCCTTACCTGATGCAGATGAAAGAGCCATTTTTACTGCTTTCTACCGATACCTGGAGCATTACTTTGAATCCTTTTAATGAAGAACCTCTTTCAGCAGATGAATTAAATAAAGATTGCCTGACCTACATAAGTCCGCAGGGAAGGCCGGTAAAGGCAGCCAGATTGTTTCTGGGCAACGAACATAGTCATTATGAGAAGAAGATCGCCAGGTATTTTGCCAAAGAGGCCAGGTATCACAAGGCAGTGAAGTTTGATAAAACGCTTGTTCAAAAATTGTTACTGGAAAACAATACCCGGAAAAAATTTCTGCCGGAAACCATGCAGGTAGATGGCTATCTGAGTTATAACAAACACAAAGCCGTAGATTTATCTTTATTCAGTTCGTACGAAGAGGCATATCACCAGTTAAATATAGATCTTGTTACGATGCAGGCTATGGCCATTGAAACTGCTATAGGTGCATCGCCGGTACGCAAAATATGTATCAGCGGAAGTTTTTGTGATCATCTTATTTTTATAAAACTGCTTGCCAGCCGTTTTCCAGGTATTGAGGTGTACACTGCTTCTTTAAGTAATGTAAGTGCTCTGGGGGCCGCACTGGTTATGCACAAATCATGGAATACAGATGAAACCGGGAAACTTTTTGAGTTGAATCTGTTTGCGCCCGAACGGGATATTGCTATGATGCAGTATGAGCTGGTCTAA
- a CDS encoding DUF6265 family protein, with the protein MKRFSLFFFLTVLTALLSDVFAQTAQKTGSLADISFIKGHWKANREGTTIEADWTAPEGDNIVGYMRMMKDNKATLYELFAFEQTPQGLIVLVKHFKPGMIGVEEKEKSDRYHFIEASQGRMIVEKQGEPTRILYEKRGEDQFVIAVGKQQDSKWEFKDLFVFNRMK; encoded by the coding sequence ATGAAACGATTCTCTTTGTTTTTCTTTCTGACTGTACTTACCGCCCTGTTATCCGATGTTTTTGCCCAGACCGCACAAAAAACTGGTTCGCTCGCTGATATTAGTTTTATTAAGGGGCACTGGAAGGCAAACCGCGAAGGAACCACTATCGAAGCAGACTGGACTGCCCCGGAAGGAGACAATATTGTAGGCTACATGCGCATGATGAAAGACAATAAAGCCACTTTATATGAATTATTCGCATTCGAACAAACCCCGCAAGGCTTAATCGTACTGGTCAAACATTTTAAACCCGGCATGATCGGCGTAGAAGAAAAAGAGAAATCGGATCGCTATCATTTTATAGAAGCCAGCCAAGGCCGTATGATTGTAGAAAAACAAGGCGAACCCACCAGAATATTGTACGAAAAACGAGGGGAAGATCAGTTTGTGATCGCTGTAGGCAAACAACAGGATAGCAAATGGGAATTCAAGGATCTGTTTGTGTTTAACCGCATGAAATAA
- the kynU gene encoding kynureninase → MFENNLSFARNLDQKDPLKEYRHKFHIPRHEGKEAIYFCGNSLGLQPISVRESIDKELLRWQQLAVEGHFMGETPWLHYHKQFKGPVSRLVGALPEEVVVMNNLTVNLHLMLVSFYQPEGKRFKIITEKGAFPSDQYALESQVKFHGYKPEEAIIELQPREGECNLRTEDILQTIQTHAGELALVMMGGLNYYTGQVFDMQAITQAAHQAGAYAGFDLAHAAGNVLLQLHDWQVDFAVWCTYKYLNSSPGGVAGAFIHSNHAYSANLPRFAGWWDIMNKSVF, encoded by the coding sequence ATGTTTGAAAACAATCTTTCTTTTGCCCGGAATTTAGACCAGAAAGACCCATTAAAAGAATATAGACATAAATTCCACATTCCCCGGCATGAAGGCAAAGAAGCAATCTATTTCTGTGGAAATTCCCTGGGCTTACAACCCATTTCGGTGAGAGAAAGCATAGACAAAGAACTGCTCCGCTGGCAACAACTGGCTGTAGAAGGCCACTTTATGGGAGAAACTCCCTGGTTACATTACCACAAACAATTCAAAGGTCCGGTTTCCAGGCTGGTAGGAGCCTTGCCGGAAGAAGTGGTGGTGATGAATAACCTGACGGTAAATCTGCATTTGATGCTGGTATCCTTTTACCAGCCAGAAGGGAAACGGTTTAAAATCATTACTGAAAAAGGTGCATTTCCTTCCGATCAGTATGCCCTGGAATCGCAGGTGAAATTTCATGGATATAAACCGGAAGAGGCTATTATTGAATTGCAACCCAGAGAAGGTGAGTGCAACTTACGTACAGAGGATATTCTGCAAACCATTCAAACCCATGCCGGAGAACTGGCGCTGGTGATGATGGGAGGGTTGAATTATTATACCGGACAGGTATTTGACATGCAGGCCATCACCCAGGCGGCACATCAGGCAGGTGCTTATGCAGGGTTTGACCTGGCGCATGCAGCCGGAAATGTATTACTACAGTTGCACGACTGGCAGGTAGATTTTGCAGTCTGGTGTACCTATAAATATCTGAACTCCAGTCCGGGTGGGGTGGCGGGTGCCTTTATTCATTCAAACCATGCCTATAGTGCCAATTTACCCCGTTTTGCCGGCTGGTGGGACATAATGAACAAGAGCGTTTTCTAA
- a CDS encoding NAD(P)-dependent oxidoreductase translates to MQQIHTVAVIGGTGKSGKYLVSHLSNQGLHLKILVRNPQKINIQNSLAQIIIGDVRNYADVKSLMTGCQAVISTLGLGLPPSEPTIFSMSTSHIIRAMHECEVRRYIVTTGLNVDTPLDKKSEKVKAATAWMYANYPKSTTDKQEEYRILSESNIDWTMVRLPLIEQTEERRKVSISLEDCPSDKISATDLAYFLAEQLADNMYIRKAPFISND, encoded by the coding sequence ATGCAACAGATACATACCGTCGCTGTAATAGGCGGCACCGGAAAATCAGGCAAATACCTGGTTTCCCATCTTTCGAATCAGGGTCTTCATCTCAAAATCCTGGTCAGAAATCCCCAAAAAATAAATATCCAGAATTCTTTAGCTCAAATTATCATAGGCGATGTCCGGAATTATGCGGACGTTAAATCATTGATGACCGGTTGTCAGGCTGTAATCAGCACATTGGGATTAGGTTTGCCCCCCAGTGAGCCTACTATATTCAGCATGTCTACCAGTCATATTATCCGGGCCATGCATGAGTGTGAGGTGCGGCGCTATATTGTAACGACCGGGCTGAATGTAGATACGCCGCTTGATAAAAAAAGCGAAAAAGTAAAAGCAGCTACTGCCTGGATGTATGCCAACTACCCCAAATCCACCACCGACAAACAGGAAGAATACCGCATATTATCGGAAAGTAATATAGACTGGACGATGGTTCGGCTTCCGTTGATTGAACAAACAGAGGAACGCAGGAAAGTAAGTATCAGCCTGGAAGATTGCCCTAGTGATAAAATAAGTGCTACGGATCTGGCGTATTTTCTTGCCGAGCAATTAGCTGACAACATGTATATCAGGAAAGCTCCTTTTATTTCAAACGATTAG
- a CDS encoding ComEC/Rec2 family competence protein, translated as MIKWTPYVFVRLTIYLITGVLLGIYLPVAAQTYHLLFFAFGGCLLLYWLVYLLIRTLWKGRLLRPVFGLLALVLTVLFGYLRTYQVTGYSQPNHIIYQDSAFTYYSGTLVSEVQQRPKNYKSEMQVDRIYRQGQGQPASGKILVYLGKQDKKPVYGSQVLIKGAPQPILPPANPGEFDYRKYLENQQIYLQHFVKPAAYAVYGYHPPNLVFAFSFRLRQQADSIFRALIPSDREYAIASGLILGIRNGLDNELKQAYASAGAMHVLAVSGAHVVIVFEILSLLLGKLKTFRYGNWIFAGVILSLLWLYAVITGFSPSVLRAVVMFTLVVIAKAANRQRSIYNSLAISAFVLLVINPYFLLEVGFQLSYAAVLGIVYLFSKLYYLLNFNNQPANWVWGITCVSIAAQVATVPMSLYYFHQFPTYFLLANIPVIILSTIVLYLGLLTLAVFWIPYVSAIIAFLLKWTVWALNQSVFVTERIPGALIQGISISLVEEIILYVLIVLVLLFLHYKQLRYWYAVFGIICLLVAVNMAEIYRQHRQKELLIYSVNNHTAACIMEGRKGYFLADSALLQAKTTIQYRFTNYWWDKGIQHTVFLPLNQTQSEQPALRNFKEGTWLVWQGKTFLFLNKAPVRNIIPVFQKYPPDYLIVQNNALRNLNRSHSSVKRLIIDASNKRYIAERLKKQADSLHIPCYSVFDSGAFILKE; from the coding sequence ATGATCAAATGGACACCCTACGTGTTTGTCAGGCTTACTATTTACCTGATCACCGGGGTTCTGCTGGGTATCTATCTGCCGGTTGCTGCACAAACTTATCATCTTCTGTTTTTCGCGTTTGGCGGATGCCTGCTTTTGTACTGGCTGGTATATTTGCTCATCCGCACGCTATGGAAAGGCAGGTTACTAAGGCCTGTTTTTGGCCTATTAGCCTTAGTACTCACCGTGCTTTTCGGGTATCTGCGAACGTATCAGGTTACCGGGTATTCACAGCCTAATCATATTATTTATCAGGATTCAGCTTTTACTTATTATAGTGGAACGCTCGTTTCTGAAGTGCAGCAGCGGCCTAAAAACTATAAATCTGAAATGCAGGTGGACCGCATTTACAGGCAAGGCCAGGGGCAGCCAGCTTCCGGGAAAATTTTAGTATACCTGGGCAAACAAGACAAAAAACCTGTATATGGAAGCCAGGTACTCATCAAAGGAGCCCCCCAGCCAATACTTCCGCCAGCTAATCCGGGCGAATTTGATTACAGAAAATACCTGGAAAACCAGCAGATCTATCTGCAGCATTTTGTAAAACCAGCAGCGTATGCAGTATATGGCTATCATCCACCCAATCTTGTTTTCGCTTTTTCCTTCCGCCTCCGTCAGCAGGCCGACAGTATTTTCCGGGCTCTGATTCCTTCTGATAGGGAATATGCCATTGCGAGCGGACTTATTCTGGGTATCCGGAACGGACTGGATAATGAACTTAAACAAGCCTATGCCAGTGCCGGAGCCATGCATGTACTGGCTGTTTCCGGTGCCCATGTGGTGATTGTATTTGAGATACTCTCTTTATTGCTGGGTAAACTGAAGACCTTCAGGTATGGGAACTGGATTTTTGCTGGTGTGATACTCAGCTTATTGTGGCTATATGCCGTAATTACCGGTTTTTCGCCTTCTGTTTTGCGGGCTGTCGTAATGTTTACGCTGGTGGTGATTGCCAAAGCGGCTAACCGGCAACGAAGTATTTACAACAGCCTGGCTATTTCTGCCTTTGTGTTGCTGGTGATTAACCCTTATTTTTTGTTGGAGGTGGGTTTTCAGCTTTCGTATGCGGCCGTGCTCGGCATTGTGTATCTGTTTTCCAAGTTGTATTATCTGCTGAATTTTAATAACCAGCCTGCCAACTGGGTATGGGGCATTACCTGTGTGAGTATAGCGGCGCAGGTTGCCACCGTGCCAATGAGCTTATATTATTTTCACCAGTTTCCTACCTATTTTCTGCTTGCCAACATTCCGGTTATTATTCTATCTACCATCGTATTATACCTGGGGTTACTTACTTTAGCCGTCTTTTGGATTCCCTATGTATCTGCCATTATTGCTTTTTTACTTAAATGGACTGTATGGGCACTCAATCAATCGGTATTTGTAACCGAAAGAATTCCAGGTGCTTTGATTCAGGGAATATCTATCAGTCTGGTGGAAGAGATTATATTATATGTACTGATTGTGCTGGTGTTGCTGTTTTTACATTACAAACAGCTAAGATACTGGTATGCCGTTTTTGGAATCATCTGCTTGCTGGTTGCCGTGAATATGGCAGAAATTTACCGGCAGCACAGGCAAAAAGAGCTACTGATTTATTCTGTAAATAACCATACTGCAGCTTGTATCATGGAAGGAAGAAAGGGCTATTTTCTGGCGGATTCAGCATTATTGCAGGCTAAAACTACGATTCAATACCGCTTTACTAATTACTGGTGGGATAAAGGTATACAGCATACTGTTTTTTTGCCTCTGAATCAGACACAATCTGAACAGCCAGCCCTCCGAAATTTCAAAGAAGGAACCTGGCTGGTGTGGCAGGGTAAAACTTTTCTTTTCCTGAACAAGGCACCAGTCCGGAATATCATTCCTGTTTTTCAGAAATATCCTCCAGATTACCTGATTGTGCAGAACAATGCTTTGCGGAATCTGAATCGTTCTCATTCTTCTGTCAAACGCCTGATCATTGATGCGTCTAATAAACGATACATTGCCGAACGCCTGAAAAAGCAAGCCGACAGCCTGCATATTCCTTGTTACTCAGTATTTGACTCCGGCGCATTTATTTTGAAAGAGTGA
- a CDS encoding FAD-dependent oxidoreductase, translated as MKKNITVLGAGLVGSLLSVMLGRRGHKVQLIEKRPDLRKVKWEDGRTINLAMSERGWRALDRIGMMEEVKQIAIPMYGRMMHSEQGKLTFQPYGKEGQSIFSVSRSLLNEKLMNIAEQEGNVSLLFEQKCMQVELDKPAIHLTHVQTGESRVIESDILIGSDGAFSAIRSAMQRTNRFNYQQYFIEHGYKELTIPAAANGDWAIDKHALHIWPRGNFMLIALPNPDGSFTCTLFFPYEGEPSFQSIQTKADVIAFFEKTFPDILPLMPDIADEYMQNPTSSLVTIRCYPWTYQNKVALIGDAAHAIVPFYGQGMNAGFEDCVVMEELMDKYGDDWQTLFETYQKNRFPHAQAIADLALQNFVEMRDLVADPKFLLRKKIEAHIHQKHPDLWTPLYTMIAFSHIPYADALAAGKKQEQVMQRIMNIPDIESTWQELDYKKLLQE; from the coding sequence ATGAAAAAAAACATAACTGTTCTGGGTGCAGGCCTGGTAGGCTCTTTATTATCCGTGATGCTGGGCAGGCGCGGACACAAAGTGCAATTAATAGAAAAACGCCCTGACCTGCGTAAAGTAAAGTGGGAAGACGGACGCACCATTAATTTAGCCATGAGCGAAAGAGGCTGGCGGGCTTTAGACCGCATTGGCATGATGGAAGAGGTAAAGCAGATCGCTATTCCTATGTATGGCCGCATGATGCACAGCGAACAAGGCAAACTTACGTTTCAGCCGTATGGCAAAGAAGGACAATCTATATTCTCTGTTTCCCGCAGCCTGCTGAATGAAAAGCTGATGAATATTGCCGAACAGGAAGGAAATGTATCGCTGTTGTTTGAACAAAAATGTATGCAGGTAGAACTCGATAAACCTGCTATTCACCTTACTCATGTACAAACAGGCGAATCCAGGGTCATTGAATCAGATATTTTGATTGGCTCGGATGGAGCTTTTTCAGCCATACGCAGTGCCATGCAACGCACCAACCGATTTAATTATCAGCAATATTTTATTGAACACGGCTATAAGGAACTCACCATTCCGGCTGCGGCCAATGGAGACTGGGCCATTGATAAACATGCCTTACACATCTGGCCGAGAGGTAATTTTATGCTGATTGCCCTGCCTAATCCAGATGGAAGTTTTACCTGTACCTTGTTTTTTCCTTATGAAGGAGAGCCCTCATTTCAGTCTATTCAGACCAAAGCCGATGTAATTGCTTTTTTTGAGAAAACCTTCCCGGATATTCTGCCACTGATGCCTGACATAGCCGATGAATATATGCAGAATCCTACTTCTTCTCTAGTTACCATTCGTTGCTATCCATGGACATACCAGAATAAAGTGGCGTTGATTGGTGATGCTGCCCATGCCATTGTTCCGTTCTATGGCCAGGGCATGAATGCGGGCTTTGAGGATTGTGTGGTGATGGAAGAGCTGATGGACAAATATGGAGATGACTGGCAAACCCTGTTTGAAACCTATCAGAAGAACCGTTTTCCACATGCCCAGGCCATAGCAGATCTGGCTTTGCAGAATTTTGTGGAAATGCGGGATCTGGTCGCTGACCCGAAATTCCTGCTCCGCAAAAAGATCGAAGCCCACATTCACCAGAAACACCCTGACCTATGGACACCCTTGTATACGATGATTGCCTTTAGCCACATTCCTTATGCAGATGCATTAGCCGCCGGAAAAAAGCAGGAACAAGTGATGCAACGAATTATGAACATTCCAGATATTGAATCCACCTGGCAGGAGTTAGATTATAAAAAGCTGTTGCAGGAGTAA
- a CDS encoding PadR family transcriptional regulator, with protein MSRAYLGEFEELVLLTVAHMNGESYGASITLDIKERTGRTVILSAVHVALYRLEEKGLVKSEVGGATQERGGRRKRLFSITPYGINTLSEIRQVREEMWQLIPKPLRPSVL; from the coding sequence ATGAGTAGAGCGTATTTAGGAGAATTTGAAGAACTCGTCCTGCTGACGGTAGCCCATATGAACGGAGAGTCTTATGGAGCATCTATTACCCTTGACATTAAAGAGCGCACCGGCCGTACCGTGATTTTGAGTGCGGTGCATGTAGCTTTGTACCGGCTGGAAGAAAAAGGGCTGGTAAAATCGGAAGTGGGTGGAGCTACCCAGGAAAGAGGCGGCCGCAGAAAAAGGCTATTTTCCATTACCCCCTATGGCATAAACACCTTATCGGAAATCCGGCAGGTACGCGAAGAAATGTGGCAATTGATTCCTAAACCTCTCCGTCCGTCGGTGTTATGA
- a CDS encoding kynureninase/PvdN C-terminal domain-containing protein, protein MKKGFKPIPGADGWQLANAPILLMAVHKAAIDIFDEAGMEAIVAKSRKLTGYLEFLLKENPDIERMIQIITPFHPQERGAQLSLLIKQEGRKLFNSLTQSGVVADWREPDVIRVAPAPLYNTFEEVFTFSQLLARQVEGLA, encoded by the coding sequence ATGAAAAAAGGCTTTAAACCCATTCCCGGAGCCGATGGATGGCAACTGGCAAATGCTCCCATTCTGCTGATGGCTGTCCATAAAGCGGCTATAGATATTTTCGATGAGGCAGGGATGGAAGCTATTGTAGCCAAAAGCCGTAAATTGACCGGTTATCTTGAGTTTTTATTGAAAGAAAATCCGGATATTGAGCGCATGATTCAAATTATAACACCATTCCATCCACAGGAGAGAGGAGCGCAATTATCCTTACTGATCAAGCAGGAGGGTAGAAAATTATTTAATAGCCTTACACAATCCGGTGTGGTCGCCGACTGGCGGGAGCCTGATGTGATCCGGGTAGCTCCAGCTCCTTTGTACAATACTTTTGAAGAAGTATTTACTTTCAGCCAGTTACTGGCCAGACAGGTGGAGGGACTGGCATGA
- a CDS encoding OmpA family protein yields MKTNSTNLFWTSYADLMTALFIVMLALFILSYKLFQDRQGELEVLASQYQKIQEIEAALSALEGEYFRFDSLNKRHELNIDIAFKSGKSEIAPAYYDKLQQAGKTLTNTIKNIRTDQQVKYMVVIEGMAARYTNERDLWKNQSESERDFTYRLSYERALALYKFWENNGVTFDRNTFEVIIAGSGFFGAGRYTGTSEARNKRFLIQVIPKIGTLDKGKP; encoded by the coding sequence ATGAAAACCAACAGCACCAACCTTTTCTGGACCAGTTATGCCGACCTGATGACAGCTCTGTTCATTGTGATGCTGGCGCTGTTTATCCTGAGCTATAAATTGTTTCAGGACAGGCAAGGCGAGCTGGAAGTATTGGCCAGCCAGTATCAGAAAATACAGGAAATTGAAGCCGCTTTAAGTGCCTTGGAAGGAGAATATTTTCGCTTTGATTCTCTCAACAAACGCCATGAACTTAACATTGATATTGCCTTTAAATCCGGGAAGTCAGAGATTGCACCGGCCTATTACGACAAATTACAGCAAGCCGGAAAAACCCTTACTAATACCATTAAAAATATCCGCACCGACCAGCAGGTGAAATACATGGTAGTAATAGAAGGAATGGCAGCCAGGTACACCAATGAGCGCGATTTATGGAAAAATCAGAGTGAAAGCGAACGGGATTTTACTTACCGGCTGAGTTATGAACGGGCGCTGGCTTTATACAAATTCTGGGAAAACAATGGTGTCACCTTCGACCGGAATACTTTTGAAGTAATTATTGCCGGAAGCGGTTTTTTCGGCGCAGGCCGCTATACTGGTACCTCCGAAGCCAGAAACAAACGCTTCCTCATCCAGGTCATTCCCAAAATTGGCACTTTGGATAAAGGAAAGCCCTAA